A window of uncultured Methanoregula sp. genomic DNA:
AGCGCCCGCAGTGCGCAGAGGCATTTTACCAGAAAGGCCGGGCTCTTGCCATGCTCTCCATGAATCATGAAGCGCTGACATCCTATGACCGGGCCATTACTCTCAAAGACGATCTCTCGGAAGCCTGGCTCTACCGGGGCATCTCCTATGCCAGCCTGAACGATTATGAGAAAGCGCTCGAGAACTATGATCATGCCATCCGGCTCAATGACCGGTACGCAGCCCCGTACCTTTTCCGGGGAATTGCGCTCATCAAGCTGAAACGGGATACCGAGGCAATCGACTCATTCGACCGGGCGCTTGTCCTGAATCCCGAATATGCCGAGGCTTATTATTACCGGGGACTTGCCCTGCTCCAGCAGGAGCAGTTCGAGGATGCGATAGCCGCCTTCGATCATGCACTTGGCATCAACAACCGGTATGCCGACGCGTATTACAACAAGGGCGTTGCCCTTGCCCGCACCGGCCATCTGGAAGAGGCCATATCGGCCTTCAACCAGGCGCTCGGAATCCAGGGCGAGTATACCGAGGCGATTTATGAACGCGGCCGGGCACAGATCCGGACCGGGCGGTACAAGGATGCAATTGCCTCCTTCGACCAGGTGCTTTCCATCAACCCCGGCTATGCGAATGCAATTTATGAAAAAGGCAGGGCGCTTATCTCGCTTGTCAATCTCACGGCAGCAATAACGGCTTTCGACCGGGCCATCGATATAAATCCGTCCTGCTGGCAGGCTTTTTTCTGGAAAGGCCGGGCCCTTGCCGAACAGGGAAGCCACGATGCAGCGATCACCGCCTATGACCGGGCTCTCGAGATCAAACCGGACTATTTCAGCCTTTATGATTACCGGGGCCTGGCATATGCAGCCCTGGAGCAGTACCACGAGGCGATTCTCTCCTACGACAAGGCACTCGAGATCGAGCATGCCGCCGAGATATTCTCTCACAAGGGAGTGAGCCTTGCCGAGCTCGGGATGTTCCGGGATGCCATCGAGGCGTTTGACAAGGCCCTGAGTCATAATGAGACTCTCGTGGAAGCGTGGTTCGGCAAAGGCAATGCCTATTACGACCTTGGGAAGTATTCCGATGCCCGGTCGGCGTACGAAAAGGGCCTCTCCCTGGATTCGGAAAACGCCGAAGCCTGGACACGCCATGGTATGGTCCTTTCCTCTCTCCACCAGTATGAGGAGGCCATCGAATCCTATGACCGGGCACTGCTGATAGATCCGTCCTTCTCCATTGCATATTTTACAAGGGGAAGTGCTCTCTTTGCGCTGGAGCGTTTCGATGAATCTGTTGAAGCGTTCGATGCAATGATCCAGATCCAGCCGGAATTTGTCGATGCCTGGATCCACAAGGGCCGGGCGCTCCAGGAACTCTCCCAGTACCAGGAAGCGCTCTCCTCCTTCAAGCGGGCTCTCGAGATTGAACCGGCGCGAAAAGAGATCTGGAATGATATCGGGGATATCCTGGACCGGATCGGAAAACACGAAGAAGCCAGGATCTGTTACGAGAAAGCCAAATAATCCCGATCCGTTTCACCCGGATAATGGGTCTATCCCCCACAGGTTTTTTATGTTCATGCCTGCGGGAAAACCGACTTTTTAATAATGCGCCCTGGTCTTTGGCATATTTTTGAAAAATTCCCGGTGCGTTCTTATCTCCGTACGTTAGTAATTGCCAGGTACATTTCCCAAATATTATCTAGTACTGCCCGATAACTATCCGGTAATGCAGCCGGTTCTCCAGATCCAGAAGAGAAAAGAGGCGATTGCCGATGTTGTCTCTCTGTCCGGCCGCCTGGATTCCAATACCTCGCCTGAACTGGATGCCGTGCTGAAACAGATGGTGGGTTCCGGGTCCGTCCAGATCGTTCTCAATCTTGCGGAGATCGAATACGTAAGCAGTTCCGCTCTCCGGGTCTTGCTCATCTGGCTCCGCCGGCTGAGAAAGATGCAGGGCGATCTCAAGATCGCCTGCCTCAAACCCCGTATCCAGGAAGTGCTTTTCCTTGCCGGGTTCAACCGGATCTTCGTTCTCTACGATTCCGAAGAGGCGGCTCTTGAAAGTTTCTCGTTTGCCGATCTTGAAGAGCATGAAAAACGGATCCTGGATATCGTTGCATCGACCCTGGATATCGAAGACGATCTCAGACGGACCAAGGAGAGCCTGGTCCAGTCCGAAACCATGTACAGGGCAATCTTTGAGAGCTCGGGTACTGCCATGGCGATTGTTGAAGAGGACATGACGATCGTTCTTGTCAACTCCGAATTCGAGAAACTGGCTGGTTATTCCCGGAAGGAACTTTCCGAGGTTTTCTCCCTCCTTCCGTTTGTTGTCCGGGACGATCTCGGGATGGTAACAGAATTTCACGACCTTGTCTGCAAAGAAGCGGACAGCGAACCCCGCCATTATGAGTTCAGGTTCAAGGATCGGGAAGGCAATATCCGGAATGTCTATGTGATTCTCGATATGATCCCAAACTCGTCCCGCAGGGTGTATTCCCTTCTCGATATAACGGAGCTGCGCAAGATCGAAGAAGATCTCCGGCACGAAATTATGAGGAAACGGGAATTTATCATCCTTGCCGCCCATGAACTCCGCACACCGCTCCAGCCGGCAATGGGATACCTGCATATGATCCTTGAAGAGCCTGAAGCCTTTGGTCTCAATGCCGAGCTCAGATCTCTCCTGGAAAAATGCTCGGGCAACATCGATCACGTGAAGGAGACGATCGAGCATATCATCAAGCTCAGCGACGTGGGATACGGGCCGGAACAGATGCTGCCCCGGTTCAAACCCCAGTACCGGGAAACTTCGCCAAAGAACCTGCTCGGAGCGTACATATCCGTCCTCAAATGTTCCGGCGATCTCCAGATCACGGTTGCAATTCCCGAAGATCTGAGGATAGTCACCGACAGCGAATATTTTTTCTTGATAAACCAGAGCCTGATCTTCAATTTAATCCGGTTTTCACCGATTTCGGCAAAGATCCAGATCACGGTCGAGGATGATGAAAAATATCACCGGTTCCTCATCCGGAGCCCTTCGGCCGTTATCTCCCAGGATATTATCCCGATGCTGTTCAAGCCGTTTTCCGTTACGCACGAATCAAAACTCCTGGAGAAATTCGGGTTTATCGGCATCAGTCTTCCGGTTGCAAAAAAGATGGCAGAACTCCTGAGCGGGGATATTTCGGTTTCCTGCGAACCCGGTGCAGGATGCACGTTCGCGCTCTTATTGCCACGGACGGGTTCACCTGCCGATAAATAATATATTCCGGGGCGCAAATCCGGTCCCGCGAATACGGCAGGATCCTCCCGGTACCTGACGTTTTAATATCTGCTCTCTCAAAATATTTTATATGAAAACAGGTTTTTTTCTTATCTCACCTCTCATCCTCATGCTGCTTCTTGCCTCCGGCTGCATGCAGCCCGCAGTCAGGAATGCGGCGGTTACGCCGCCAGAACCGTCCTCCCGGGACACGATGGTTGCGTTTGTCAAGGAGGCGGTCCTGTATGCCCATACGAATGGCAGGGAGGCAGCTCTTGCGGAATTTTCAAAGAAGAACGGTTCGTTCTTCCGGGGTGATCTTTATATCTATGCCTATGATTTCAATGGCACGACCATCGCACACCCGGTGAATCCTGAAAAGATTGGCATAAACCGGCTTTTTGAACCCGATGCAATGGGTCACCCGTTCATCCGCGAGCTCCGGGCTTTAGCCCTGAATGGATCCGGGTTTTCTGAATATTATTACATCAACCCCGTGCACAACAATTCTGT
This region includes:
- a CDS encoding anti-sigma factor antagonist (This anti-anti-sigma factor, or anti-sigma factor antagonist, belongs to a family that includes characterized members SpoIIAA, RsbV, RsfA, and RsfB.), with amino-acid sequence MQPVLQIQKRKEAIADVVSLSGRLDSNTSPELDAVLKQMVGSGSVQIVLNLAEIEYVSSSALRVLLIWLRRLRKMQGDLKIACLKPRIQEVLFLAGFNRIFVLYDSEEAALESFSFADLEEHEKRILDIVASTLDIEDDLRRTKESLVQSETMYRAIFESSGTAMAIVEEDMTIVLVNSEFEKLAGYSRKELSEVFSLLPFVVRDDLGMVTEFHDLVCKEADSEPRHYEFRFKDREGNIRNVYVILDMIPNSSRRVYSLLDITELRKIEEDLRHEIMRKREFIILAAHELRTPLQPAMGYLHMILEEPEAFGLNAELRSLLEKCSGNIDHVKETIEHIIKLSDVGYGPEQMLPRFKPQYRETSPKNLLGAYISVLKCSGDLQITVAIPEDLRIVTDSEYFFLINQSLIFNLIRFSPISAKIQITVEDDEKYHRFLIRSPSAVISQDIIPMLFKPFSVTHESKLLEKFGFIGISLPVAKKMAELLSGDISVSCEPGAGCTFALLLPRTGSPADK
- a CDS encoding cache domain-containing protein, translated to MKTGFFLISPLILMLLLASGCMQPAVRNAAVTPPEPSSRDTMVAFVKEAVLYAHTNGREAALAEFSKKNGSFFRGDLYIYAYDFNGTTIAHPVNPEKIGINRLFEPDAMGHPFIRELRALALNGSGFSEYYYINPVHNNSVEKKLGYVEKVDGDWWLGSGIYVGPFDSPATAPAIGYVSGENAKNLTIAVNKTI